A stretch of DNA from Arthrobacter globiformis:
TGCGGGAATGCCGATCAGGGAAAGGAGCCAGTTCACGACGCCGAACTGTTCGTTGAACATGTACCGCATGAAGATGGACACCGACGCGGCGGAAAGGACCAGGGGAAAGAAGAAAGTGGAACGAAGGAATACCCTCAGCCAGGACGGCATTCTGGCCTGCAGCATGGAAGCCAGACCAAGTGCGATGCCCAGTTGAAGGATCACTGCGACGATGACGAACACGATGGTGTTCAGGAAGGACACGCGGACGGTGGGGTCCTCAGCCAGCGAGGCGAAGTTGGCGAAACCGACGAACTGGGGTGCTGAAATGATGTCCCAGCGGAAGAAGGCAAGGACCAGCGAGCCGATGATTGGCAGGAAGGTGAATAGGGCCATCCCCAGCAGCGTGGGGGCAAGGAAAATCATGGCCAGCCACCGCTCGACGAACGAGCGGCGCGCGGCCGGTGGTTTTACGGTTTGGCGTGGAGCGGTGGAAGTGGTGGTCAAGAGTTCCTCCTCAGAGCCAGTTCGAGATCGCGCTGAAGGGTGCCCATCGCCGCCCGCACGTCGGCGGAGCTGCCGCTTACAGCGGTGGAAACGTTTTTCATTAGGGCAGTTTCGACGGCGGCCTGCTGAGGCGGCGCGGGGATGGGGCCGGAGGTGGGGAACCTGTCCAGGGTGTCGTAGAAGACTTTCCAATGCTTGGGCCCGGTGGCCGCGTAAAAGGACTCGTTGACCATCGAACGGCGGGTCGGAGTGGTGTTCGGCTTGGCAATGGCCAACTGCATCGCGTCCCGGCTGGAGCAGAACTTAACCCATTCCCAGGCTGCGTCCTTGTCCTTCGCCGTGCGCATAATCGCGTAGCCGGCAGCGCCGAACTGATGCCGCTGGGTGCGCCAGCGGGGGAAGAACTGCACATCGAACTGATCGGCGGTCATTCCGGCATCGTGCAGGCCCTGCGCCCAGTAACCACCTGCCGGCGTGGTGCCGATGCGGTTGTTGCCGAACAAGCCAACCAGGGCGTTGCCGCCCCCTGATTCAGGGCGCACGCCCAGTCCTTCCGCAACGAGTTCGCGCAGGTAGTCAAAGGTCTCGATGACACGCCCGTCTTCGGCGTTGGGAGCCAGCCACTGATAGCCGCCCCCGCGGGTCGCCCGGGCTGGGTCGTTCGGGTAAAAACGATCCCAAAACCAGTCCCCACCGGCAGCCTTGGTTTCGGTAAGGAAGCTGGTGTCATTGGCGTACAGCCAGGGCACTACGCCGCCGAAAAGCCGGTTGGTCCAGTAGTACGGGGTGAAATCGGCCGGGCGGGCCTTCCGCAGGGCGCGCAGAGTGGCGCTAAAGTCATCCTGCGTCCAGTCGTCCTTTGGCCGGTCGAGCCCGGCCTGGGCGAAGGTGGTGGTGTTCATATACATGTTGGCCGCGTTCCAGTCCAGCGGAAGCTGGTACAGGCTGCCTTGGTACATGAAGGCTTCCAGCAGGCTCGGATGAACGTCATCGAAGTAATCGCTCATGTCGGCAGCGTCCCGGCGGACATAATCATCCAGCGGCTCGGCGAGCTTGTCAGCGAACAGCTGGGCGCCCTCGGTGGCCACGTAGACGATATCCGGCGGTGTTCCGGCGGCGACCATGGTGAGAATTTTGGAAAAGAAATCCTTCCAGTCCGCCCCCTGAATGGCCTGCACTTGGACCGGGATATCAGGATGGGCGGCCGTAAAAGCCTTGACCAGACCCTGGCGGGCCGCCGCATCCGCTGCCGTTCCCAGGATGGCGATTTTCAGGCCCTTGCTGCCGCGGCCCGGAATGTCCGTCCCGGTCAGTCGTGGCCAGGCCCCCACGGTGGCTCCCGCCACAGCGAGTCCCGTAAGGCCCAGCAAGGAACGCCGCGTGAGTTGTGAAAGTCCGCCGCCGGGCCGCGGGGCATGTAAGGGGGCTGGTTGCCCCGGTGTCTTTTCAGACGTCATTGTCGGCTCCTCCTAACACGTGTTAAGTAGGTTAGGTAAGGCACCTAACACGTGTCAAGTAAGACGTTTGCTGTTTGTACAAACTGAAGTGCCGGGATGATGGTCTGTTCAACATGCCGGGGATAGAGGGCCCCGCCGGAGGCTGGATCAGGTCATTCCTGTTGTGAGGTTTCAGCAGCGCAGCGCTTGGACGTCGGCCTGGTCAGCTGGCCGGAACCGCTGCGGTGGAAGCCCGCGGGATGATCCGGCAGGGCATGTGGACGGTTCCTGCTTCCGTTTTCCCCGCTGCCGAGACTTTTCCTTCCACCGCATCCAACAGCAGGGACATGGCCGCTGCTCCGATTTCGGCGTGCGGAAGCGCCACCGTGGTCAGGGCGGGAACAAGGTTGGCGGCAAGATTCTGCTGGTCGTCGTAGCCGACCACGGACAGATCCTGCGGTACGCGCAGACCTGCGGCAGCCGCGTACAGCAAAACACCGGTGGCCACCCTGTCGTTAGAACAAATGATGGCCGTCGGCCGGTCCCTGCCGCCCAGCACCGAGGAAGCGGCCCGGTAGCCCTCATCAATGTCCCATCCGGTCACACGGACGTCCTGCTGTTCACGGCCCAGCCCCGCCTCTTCCATGGCCTCGCGGTAACCCTGTTCGCGTTGCGGGGCGGCAGGTGAGCTGAGAGTCCCGGATAACAGGGTGATGCGGCGGTGGCCCAGGTCAATCAGTAGCTGTGCCGCGGCGCGCCCGCCGTCGACCTCTGCCGGAATTACCGACTGGAGCTGGGAGGCGACATCAGTGCAATTGGCCAGAATGGCTGGCAAGGTGAGCATCGCCGGCGGGGCGGTAATTTCGCGCAGGCTGCCGGTGGCGTACATGATCCCGTCTACCTGCCGGTGCACGAGTTGCTGTGCCGCGGCGCTCTCGCGGGCCATGTCATGTTCCGAATCGACCACCAGGACCATGTACCCGCGGGCCAACGCCGTACGTGAGGCGCCGCTGATCAGCCGACCAGCGAAGGGGCTGGTGACGATGTCATCAGTAATGATGCCGATCGTTGATGTCTGCTGGTTGCGCAGGCTGAGGGCAACGGAGTTGGGTGTGTAGTCCAGCTCCGCCGCGGCTCGCAGCACGCGCTCCTGGCGTTCTGCGGTGACGTTGCCGTTTGCCCTGCCGTTAAGCACCAGTGATACTGCACTCCGGGACACCCCTGCCCGTTGTGCCACATCCAGTGCCGTAGCTTTGCGTTTGCCCATGCCGATCCCCTTGCTTTCGATTCAGCATACCTAACTCGTGTGAGGCTAGGAGATGCCCGTCCGAGTGCCCCTTTCGCAGCCCGGGTGGAACGAAACAGTGGTGGTCCGACGGCTGCTCACGGCCTTTCGCTTCTCGGGGTCAGGAGGTTCTTGCGCCAGGGGGGAGGAGCAGTCGGATCTGGGTCCTGATGTCCTGCACGATTTCCTCGACGCTTACGGCGGGATTCGCACTCACTGCCATGCTGAGGAACATGACCGCCGAGACGATGCGCGCGTTGGTTGCGGCATCCCCGGCATTGAAAAGTCCATTGCGGCCCAATACGGCAGCGATGGCCTCTTCGGTTTGCGCGACAATCCGTAGGGCTTCACTGTGGTGTGGCTCCGTCGGGTCGCCGAAGACCATCTCCCGCAGGTAGGTGCGCCCATTGTCGACCTGGGTGCGGTTGCATTCCACCACAGGCTGCACGATGGCCATCAGCGCATCC
This window harbors:
- a CDS encoding carbohydrate ABC transporter permease, coding for MTTTSTAPRQTVKPPAARRSFVERWLAMIFLAPTLLGMALFTFLPIIGSLVLAFFRWDIISAPQFVGFANFASLAEDPTVRVSFLNTIVFVIVAVILQLGIALGLASMLQARMPSWLRVFLRSTFFFPLVLSAASVSIFMRYMFNEQFGVVNWLLSLIGIPAVPWLTSPVASAAVVVLVYVWQNFGFSFLLFLGALTNIPKELHEAANLDGATGWKQFSNVTLPLISPTVLVASVMAIISALQVFDQPYVLTNGGPGDSTRTAVMVIFESAFQQLEFGEASAIGLVLTVLILAVTALQFRLSRRFVFYQ
- a CDS encoding extracellular solute-binding protein; this translates as MTSEKTPGQPAPLHAPRPGGGLSQLTRRSLLGLTGLAVAGATVGAWPRLTGTDIPGRGSKGLKIAILGTAADAAARQGLVKAFTAAHPDIPVQVQAIQGADWKDFFSKILTMVAAGTPPDIVYVATEGAQLFADKLAEPLDDYVRRDAADMSDYFDDVHPSLLEAFMYQGSLYQLPLDWNAANMYMNTTTFAQAGLDRPKDDWTQDDFSATLRALRKARPADFTPYYWTNRLFGGVVPWLYANDTSFLTETKAAGGDWFWDRFYPNDPARATRGGGYQWLAPNAEDGRVIETFDYLRELVAEGLGVRPESGGGNALVGLFGNNRIGTTPAGGYWAQGLHDAGMTADQFDVQFFPRWRTQRHQFGAAGYAIMRTAKDKDAAWEWVKFCSSRDAMQLAIAKPNTTPTRRSMVNESFYAATGPKHWKVFYDTLDRFPTSGPIPAPPQQAAVETALMKNVSTAVSGSSADVRAAMGTLQRDLELALRRNS
- a CDS encoding LacI family DNA-binding transcriptional regulator, translated to MGKRKATALDVAQRAGVSRSAVSLVLNGRANGNVTAERQERVLRAAAELDYTPNSVALSLRNQQTSTIGIITDDIVTSPFAGRLISGASRTALARGYMVLVVDSEHDMARESAAAQQLVHRQVDGIMYATGSLREITAPPAMLTLPAILANCTDVASQLQSVIPAEVDGGRAAAQLLIDLGHRRITLLSGTLSSPAAPQREQGYREAMEEAGLGREQQDVRVTGWDIDEGYRAASSVLGGRDRPTAIICSNDRVATGVLLYAAAAGLRVPQDLSVVGYDDQQNLAANLVPALTTVALPHAEIGAAAMSLLLDAVEGKVSAAGKTEAGTVHMPCRIIPRASTAAVPAS
- a CDS encoding TetR/AcrR family transcriptional regulator encodes the protein MSVAPQPVGRRERNKQQKLDRITAAASELFAEHGVEDVTTQQIADKADIGTGTLFLYAKTKGELLLLVQNAHYVEALERGRAAAETIPDVLDALMAIVQPVVECNRTQVDNGRTYLREMVFGDPTEPHHSEALRIVAQTEEAIAAVLGRNGLFNAGDAATNARIVSAVMFLSMAVSANPAVSVEEIVQDIRTQIRLLLPPGARTS